Within Mytilus edulis chromosome 10, xbMytEdul2.2, whole genome shotgun sequence, the genomic segment ttttaatttatcagttgtagtaaaagtgaatatacattgtatattgtataaaacaatgatttaagttgattcaactactattctgaacaaagaaagataactccaatataatttcttgctattgcccaatactgtgcaattgaaaatatttgctattgcacaatactgtgcaattgaagatttcttgctattgctgaatactgtgcaattgaaaatttcttgctattgcacaatacttaatataataattttggatcctgatttaaacaacttgaaaactgggcctataatcaaaaatctaagtatatgtttagattcagcatatcaaagaagcccaagaattcaatttttgttaaaatcaaacctagtttaatttttgaccctttggaccttaattatgtagaccaatttgaaaacggaaccaaaaattaagaatcttcatacacagttagatttggcatatcaaagaaccccaattattcaatttttgataattttggaccccgatttggaccaacttgaaaactgggccaataataaaaaatctaagtacatttttagatttagcatatggaccataatttgctattgggcttgtttcctataacgatagaaaagtgataaaaatgtgtattactgtaagaaaagttgtaactacatctaaagatgcctttatttttatcaatatacaagtgtatgctactcttccctagaaaaaaaattgaaattaacaaatttcaaagattatacgaccgtatttttgttacttttcgcTTCCAaagtgcataacgctgactggtttatagataatcgtcactggcaaattcgtaacttttgctttcaaataataaagaacatcgaccaatatgaatagtcagaagaaaatgccgagaactataagtatttctttagcaggtgtaagaacactagCGTTACTTTGGTTTCCGATTTCGTAatgcaaattttagatgatgtaatctgctttgttgtaatagaattctttataacaatatgcaaatatgaactctcgcgagatgtttaaacaggtaaatcagagatgatttacattctagttttgttcttcgtaataattaagttagaaaatgacgttatcgttatgcgttacatttcacacgaaacagaagtccagttatttccttttttttattaaaattgtttttgtcgttaagttctaatcataTTCTGCAAAtacttttcagaaacgcaataaacttgtcaaaggagaagtaaacttttaccatgcatgacttgaaaggaagtactttattgattttagcccactaaagtaggttaaaatgtggaaaccatgtagatggtgtacaggtcacaaatatcacatggtgcctattttaaagattttagttccaagttaaaagtttttttctttactggatttaaagaattttacattgccaatgatttggaataaattgtatataactggaatttcaaaaccaaatataaatacatttttttggctaaaacatcaagatacaacgattatggtatcctttatcaatgaagaaaatatggaaatttctgaataaattgtactaattgttttcaaaacaagcacatatttaggagttttataatactgttacatttaagatggattttaagaaaaagtatactgttcagattaatttaagcagattttgcaataaaataaaactaaaaaaatgctttccgtttcttatggtttcctgtcgcgtttaaaaaaacctttaatttaacattgaaaatagattttaaatattaacatgaagcaagtaacactagtaatggtgttcatttatgtcttttgaaatatattgtgcaaaaaagagaaaataaagattggtttcctgtcacgtaaacgatgaatcaaaatgtattaattttttcttgaaaaactcaattgttccattaatactattctaacaccaacacaacccacagaataaaagttaaagttttagaacttataaaaaaggatacaaaaagaaaccaaaggccaaataccaaattatggtccatatcaaagaaccccaaggatacaatttttgttaaaattaaactaagtttaattttggaccctttgccttaatgtagaccaatttgaaaacgggaccaaaaattaagaatctacatacacaattagattcggcatatcaaagaaccccaattattcaatttttgatgaaatcaaacaaagttccattttggaccctttgtgccccttattcctaaaaactcccaaaatcaaacccaaccttccttttatggccataaaccttgtgtttaaatttcatagatttctatttacttatactaaagttatggtgcgaaaaccaagcatataatgcttattttggcccctaattccttaactgttgggacctcaactcccaaaatcaatcctaaccttcctttggtggtcataaaccttgtgtttaaatttcattgatttctatttacttatactaaagttattgtgtgaaaaccaagaataatgctttttgggcccctaattcctaaactgtaggaaccaaaactcccaaaatcaaccccaaccttccttttgagatcataaaccttgtgtcaaaatttcatagatttctatttacttaaactaaagttatagtgcgaaaaccaagaaaatgcttatttgggccctttttggccactaattcctaaactgttgggaccaaaactcccaaaatcaatcccagccttccttttgtggtcataaaccttgtgttaaaatttcatagatttctatttacttttactaaagttagagtgcaaaaactataAGTATTCcgatttttgcggtcgtataaaaagctcTGCAAGTTTCgcactttaaatattaaaatttaactgtcgagttgagaaatatcgtaatacacttgttgcagttgtggaatctatattacATCAACGAGTGAattgtttgatctcagttcttcattggtcaaaatttatTATGACATccaattttcttgctttcctctaaatatcctattgtgacggcatgaaaaaaggcaaccatgcctgatgacgtcacatagaaagaacacatctttttgcagatcatttgaaaagaagtattgaatgtttctgcatattgtttaaaaatcattagagaaacagattccaccaccaaatttcgtgtaatacgatatatatcaactcttgatcatgttgatagtaaaattttaaatatttaaatgtctggagtggataaatatcttatcacactcgatgcagtggtagaatctttaTATAGACAACCATCACAACCTTGAATAACAGTAATTTATGATCATgcattattttcaattatttaaaaattgcaataatgaaggcacgcaataatttctgatttacaCTActtgtagctatatatatagaaatgCATGCATCTTGTGTCCTCAATCTTGTCTGTCATTTTTTACTGTTTATTTTGATAAagcatatatactttaataatTTATAGGACAAAACCTTGAATTAAATCattcataaaacattttgtaaaacattttgtaaaataaagaaTTCAAATCAGGTACCTGATAATTGTTGAACTTTGTTTTAATGATAGATTAgttaatgaatattgaaaaacaagaaaattcctaagtgtaatttaattttttttagcacACTTACTTACTGGCCTTGTTTACATCTTAAATTAATTCCTAGTAGATCATTATGACTAGTTTCTGTAAGCAAATTACAGAAAAAATCTGTCATTCAGTGGAAACTACCAAGAGCTAACTGACAATTTCAGTCATATTTATATTTCTTATAGTTGACCTCATTTTCtgttttcatgacacaataatttgactttcccgTGCCAAGCTTACCAAAATTCGGCAATCccgtgtcacgcttagaccccaatgagacccaccttATAGTTGGCTGATAATTTTCCCTCTTTGAATAATAGACAGAAATGCAGAAATATAGATAAAATAGTCACCCTTAGGGCAATAACTTTAATAAGGTTCTGAATGATGATATGTAAAAATAGTCTTTAATAGACAGTTAAAGATCCAATAACTCTGGAAAAGCAAacacttattttcaaaatcaaaagatatttcAGTGTAATGATTGTACATTGTAGTTATTTGATTGAAGTGTACTTTAGCTAGTGCATAATGATATATGACAAACTAATCTATTcccataaaaagaaaataatctaACCACATAAATGGATAAAGACAAATCTGTAGTTGACAAATCAGAAAATAAACCTTGCACTGCATAAAAATAATTACTATCAAAAGTTAGCAACATACTATTAGACTGCGTAAATACCTATTTTTTGCATAAAATCCAAAATGATTGGTCAAAAATTTATCAGAGCATAAGCTCCcagataaattttgtaaaatgaacaTGTTAGAAAAGTGTAATCTAATATTGTTCCCAACACCTAAACTACTCACTcagaggctctttagagcctgtgtcgctcaccttggtctatgtgcatattaaacaaaggacacagatggattcatgacaaaattgtgttttggtgatggtgatgtttttgaagttcttactttactgaatgtgcttgctacttacaattatctctatctataatgaactttgcccattagtaacagaggaaattattttgtcaaaatttacaaaatttaccaaattaatgaaaaattgttaaaaattgtctataaagggcaataactctttaaggggtcaactgaccattttggtcatgttgtcttatttgtagatcttactttgctgaacattattgctgtttacagtttatctctatctataatagtatattcaagataataaccaaaaacggaaaaatttccttaaaaataccatTTGGgtgggcagcaacccatcaaccggttgtccaattcatctaaacatttcagggcagatagattttaacatgattgaaaattcaacccctgtcagatttgctctaaatgctttggtttcagagttataagccaaaatctacattttaccctatgttctatttttagccatggcggccatcttggttggttggacgggtcactggacacatttttaaaactagataccccaatgatgattgtggccaactttggttaaatttagcctagtagtttcagaggagaaggtttttgtaaaagttgacgacagacgacggacgacgacggacgccaagtgatgagaaaagctcacttggtgaGCTAAAAACTCTCAGTTGTCCATGAATAAAAGTCCCATAACTAAGGAATTACAAAAGTGACACTCATAATTAAAGTCTAATAACTCTGAAATTACAAAAGTGACAATCAATAATAAAGTCATATTACTCTGGAATTACAAAGTAACAATCATGAATAAGTCCAATAATTCAGAAATAACAAAAGCAATAATCATGATTAAAGTCCCATTACTCTTTAATTATAAAAGTGACATTCAGGAAAATTGAAAGAGAACTTACATCCATCTATTCTAGCTCTGTGGGAATATTCCCAAAAAAAATTATCACAGGAACTTTGAGTTATTGTATAACTTGTGAGAAAATGTCTAATTTTCCATCAATAAAGCCCCAAATCTGGAATGAATAAAACATTGAAACCTTCAAAATTGAAATGGGACTTTCTTTCATCAATTCTAATGTGGTGATTAAATTTTATCAGAACTTGTAAATGCAAAATGAGTTATGGTACAAAGTGTAGCCATACAAGATGGACTGACCATTTTATGTCAAAGAGCCCTGGGTGTATaacactgaaatatttttcttcttcaaaatttagATGTCTTTCGATCACAACAAAGCATCTGtccaagttttgtttaatttcaatatgatttgacagagtaccacatcttcttctttataattATTGATTACTGATGTCCGAAAAACTTTCATCATAGACTGTATGGATATTTTAACTGAGAcattaaatattgaattgaaaaaatttcgatttattagtaaaaaaaacccattcagATATCAAGCCTTTAATGTTGTACGCCAGAAGTGTGATCTGCCTACAAATGACCCATCAGTGAGGTtcaaataaaaaacttaaaaggCCAGTTAAAGAACATAGAGGACCCAAAATTCTGAAAGGTTTTACCAAGGTTATCTATCcacatataaaatatgacaaaataaaataaatgggaaatgtgtcctTGGGAGACAGATAATGCTCTTGcctgcatatcatataaagttataaagggacataactgtagaatggtaaaagtgatgcAATTCAATATGTACTTGATCTGAGATTTTGGTATTAAGCATcgtgtaaaagtttaataacattcAGTTGAGGCATAACAGAAATATCaagtatcaacatgatcaaccaAAAtgtaattttcttcattttacaaaaattggtAGCAACAATAGTAAATAAATCTACAGTATTAGCCTACCTTCTAGAAGAACTTCAGCTTGTCCTAAAGGTATTGTATAATCCCCCGATGGAACCTCTTCAATGGCAGATCTGTACAATATCTTAGGTTCAAAGAATATACAAGGGTTCTGGTCTCTAATACATGATAATAGTAAACCTTTGGCTTGGTGGGGTCCTCTAGGAATAACAACCTACAGAAAATGGTTAAAGGTTACAAAGAATATACAAGGGTTCTGGTCTCTAATACATGATAATAGTAAACCTTTGGCTTGGTGGGGTCCTCTAGGGATAACAACCTACAGAAAAGGTTAAAGGTTACAAAGAATATACAAGGATTCTGGTCTCTGATACATGATAATAGTAAACCTTTGGCTTGGTGGGGTCCTCTAGGGATCACGACCTACAGAAAAGGTTAAAGGTTACAAAGAATATGCAAGGATTCTGGTCTCTAATACATGATAATAGTAAACCTTTGGCTTGGTGAGGTCCTCTAGGGATCACGACCTACAGAAAAAGGTTAAAGGTTATAAGGAATATACAAGGATTCTGGTCTCTGATACATGATAATAGTAAACCTTTGGCTTGGTGGGGTCCTCTAGGGATAACAACCTACAGAAAAGGTTAAAGGTTACAAAGAATATGCAAGGATTCTGGTCTCTGATACATGATAATAGTAAACCTTTGGCTTGGTGAGGTCCTCTAGGGATCACGACCTACAGAAAAAGGTTAAAGGTTATAAAGAATATACAAGGGTTCTGGTCTTTAATACATGATAATAGTAAACCTTTGGCTTGGTGGGGTCCTCTAGGGATCACAACCTACAGAAAAAGGTTGAAAGTTACCTGATAGACGGTCAATACTCAAACTGGAATATCTTAAAAagattattttcctttttgtagCATGACAACCTAAACATATAGAACTAGTTATCTTCATCTAGAAAAAACAATGGACTGTAATTTATACTTATAAACAAATGCACATTTTAGGAGGAGAACTAACAGTTTTTcagcatacatattttttttaaaaagatttaagtGCCATAATTTTgtaacaaaacaagaatgtgtcctcagtacacgaatcccccactcgcactatcattttctatgttcagtggaccgtctCTACACAataactatgatgagttacaaCAAATGTACTTACTTTAATACCAGGTATATGAGCAAAGAAAGTTTCAGGACTCTGTGAGTGATATTATAATGTCCCATGGCCCACAGCTCCTGTTGGGGCTCTACAAGGTAACTATGATGAGCAACTTACTTTTATACCAGGTATATGAGCAAAGAAAGCTTCAGGACTCTGTGAGTGATATAATGTCCCATGGCCCACAGCTCCTGTTGGGGCTCTACAAGGTAACTATGATGAGGAACTTACTTTTATACCAGGTATATGAGCAAAGAAAGCTTCAGGACTCTGTGAATGATATAATGCCCCATGGCCCACAGCTCCTGTTGGGGCTCTAATCGTAAGCTTTCCACAATCAAATATATTTCCTGTCCTATATCGGAACTTTGCAGCTTCATTTGTTATCtgaaaaaatatatgcaaatatttatgaaGACAGGAACACACCCTTCACAAATaattttacccccaaaaaaaaCAGGCCATTACaccataacaattttttttagaaacaatccTTTTTTTTTACTGGAGAGCTAGCTATTCATAGGTAGACTGAGGTTCCttataatttttaattcattatCAAGGGAAAAGGCCAGAAGTTACAAAAAAGTTCATAACTTGGaacattttgaaaagaaaacatcCTCTAGTGATATctgataatatgaaaaaaaaaataagtaaagggagacaattcaatataataaaacaaaacaagtattttaaaaactttttgcttttaacttcatttttttctttctaaatattCAGCTGTCAGATATACTGTCATAAACTTTCTTTAGGAAATTacctttttttatactttgtgtaAAAAACTCTCCTGAAAATatcaatagacatgatagaagttATTACCagtgttatttcaactgatcaggTGGAACTTACTTTTAATTTGCATAAGTACAGTCTATTTGAAGAAGTGTGTGATATGGATGATTGCCTTAttattattactgatttctaatcacctatcagtgtcatcaaaggaatttacaaaacaatgactggcacttcattgatgagtttatcctaaaacacctatctatagatggactggtttattatgagggaaccggttaaactccgcccagtcaagtgaaataaaacGAGTAATATACccaattcaaaaattaaaaaaattctgaggAACTCTGTATCTTAATTACAGCTGTCAATGTTAATGTGTAACTGTAATGTTGATTGCCAACAATCTGGtccatttatcaataaaatcaaaagaaataaaaaaaatccacattttcttCATTAGCTTATTCTTGATCTTGAAGAAGATCCTGCCTTATTTTCATTACATTCCATGAAAGTTTGACAAAGTTATGATGTTAAAAAAATCCAggacttatttaaataaaatcttaATTATTTATCCTAAGTCTATCtatcagtaaaatataaaaaatgaaaaaatatataatttttatttgattgttttcttttaatcatAAAAAAGGCTGGCCACATAATAGGAAAACTTTATTAATTTTTGATTCTTGGTTTTGTCAAATTCTGCATAGTGCATACAACcttatagaaaaatcaaaaaaaatcagGTTCTCTTGTTCCCAAGAAATCACAGAAAGTTGGTATCCAATGAAAAGACATAATGTACAGTAAGTACAGTTACACAAGTTTCTTTGAAATACCTGATCAAAAGCTGGGAAAATATAATCAGCAAACTGTATCTCTGCAATGGCTGTAGAACCCATTGTAGCTACTCCTATACCAAAGGCTACAATACCTTGTTCACTTAAGGGTGTGTTAAACACTCTATCACGACctgtagaaaaataaaaattttaatgaaaacaaacatgACACTATTCTCTTCTGTCTAAAATTAACTCTGATTATCTCCCTTGGTCTATTAAAACATGCAGTAAAAATAATGTGAAGACAACCAGACAGACAGATGTCCCTTAAAAATGCTTTGGGCTCCAGATCTTTAAAAGAGAGATCATGGTCCAATTATAAAGCATTGTAATGTTAATTGAGATATtaaaggaggctcgagggtataaaaatttcagaaaaaaataaacatttgtttttcactacaaattttatttattaccttttgtagttgttactttatcatatggtacaaaaatcattcaaaacaatcaattcgtgttggccccagatgacatttaaaatgtgtacatcattgaaaaagttccaaattatctccctttggtggaaaaatgtcctttttttggctttaaaattgaaatatcttttttaactcatcggtgacatatattttttaatataatttccatataagctgtacttaaactaaattattgtaaaatttgagagatttctgtaataaatttcttttttatttcgatattacctatatttctcctattacttcaaccacctttacaaaaatgtatacttctttcgagggcagattgtgagcgcaaatgaacggtgaccccacttttttattttaattttctattaactatatgataaagttcatttatagaaaaaataaagagaaatcctatataaatgatttagacccgcgaacccccttaatagATTGTTTTCTTGAAAACTTTAGTTGACATCTAGAAGGTTTTTTTCTACttgtgttgttgggttgatgtctgAAAAATGCTCTGGATTCTTGAGGTCACTTTAAATTAGGATTTATTGATTTTAGTATTTAATTTAGTTAATATAAAATCATATTGGTAAATTTCTTGATTGTAGAATAAATTTCATCTTATTTTTGTacagtaaatgttttttttcgcCTAAAAATATAAACTTGCCATATCTATCTTTTAATTCTACACTACATCTAAATACGCCACCGAATGCTACATCTTCTCCAAACAACactgaaaaaaatagatttaaatcaaatatcaaattaatatcagaAGCAATGTTCACATTAAGAATTTTTGAAGGCAAGTACAATCTGTCCAGGGACTCATCATTTTTTGTCAACACCAGTTCATcagtaaaatgaaattttattactGTACTACATAATTTATTACTTCAGTCtctatgaccaaaaaaaaaaaaaaaaatgcaaggaaataatataaaatttagaatattttaaaacttttgatatAAAATAATGAGATATTGATGCAGCATCTTTGCCATTCTTTGGACTCACTTATTTTAAAAAGATTAGTCTGGACAGGTTTTCACGAGTCCAGGACTTATGATCTACTCACCTTGTTGAGAACCCTGAGAAGAATAAAATCTTTCTCCAACAAAATGTGTCAATAGAAATTCTAATGCAACACCGTttgtaatgttcattttgattggataacgtcacttatttacatggcatcaattgacaattgatgttatGGGACGCATGTGCAAACGCAGACGGCATTTGacatattttaaatacatgttttaacgttgttttctgtcagtttcattagaatggagataacaatattgtattttaagctccgacggaatcaattggggatttgatggtcgcaaatatcTGTTTACTGTCTCTGCTAACGTGTTGCCAGTAAACTTTATTTGCGACCAtgaaatccccaattgatgcagTCTGAGCTTAGaaaacaatacagttatctcttgaATATCAACCTTAGACACCAATATAATTCCAAGAACTCTGCTTTTTGCAACAATGACATCATGAAAATTAAAGGTATGATTAAGCCTTTGTAACTGGGATTGATATCAATATCATCACGGTTAGCTGATACAGCATGATTGCCATTGACCATATTACACacattttatctatatttatacAATGCATAATTTCCCCTTGTTTTGTTAATAGAAGAGaatctataaatatcaatatCATTTTGTTAGTTCAGTATTAAATCAggaagttaaacatgttaaagttttgtTTACTAGACAACTAGTGGAACATTCCTTTCTAACAGATTCATAAATGATGTGGTGAATGCAGATGTTTCTTCTTATGTCATTATTTAATACATGcattaacatttaattttttttaaccaaaggttctttttgtttatataatattgtatacagtacATGTATAGTTACACTTTTCTTTGCTTTCAAATTTTTAGATCTGAGCAATCAAGATGAGTTTTATTCAAGAATAAAGAcagaagagttatctcccttacctGCTGATGGATCTGTAGATAATGCAATATCTAAAGCATTATTTACAGCTTGTACTAAATTCATACGAGTTGTCTCCCCTGAAAAGAGAAAGAAAAGGATTAAAAGATACAGCATTATAATAGATGAATAGACATTAACATAATGTTtccaaaacaa encodes:
- the LOC139491849 gene encoding 2-oxoisovalerate dehydrogenase subunit beta, mitochondrial-like isoform X1; this translates as MSWKFLRCLQNARFLKKNLQTFLSVHRCASVQYVPDTISAAHGETTRMNLVQAVNNALDIALSTDPSAVLFGEDVAFGGVFRCSVELKDRYGRDRVFNTPLSEQGIVAFGIGVATMGSTAIAEIQFADYIFPAFDQITNEAAKFRYRTGNIFDCGKLTIRAPTGAVGHGALYHSQSPEAFFAHIPGIKVVIPRGPHQAKGLLLSCIRDQNPCIFFEPKILYRSAIEEVPSGDYTIPLGQAEVLLEGDDVTLIGYGTQVHVLREVANMAEEKFNVSCEVIDLRTILPWDEETVINSVKKTGRCIISHEAPITMGVAAEIAATIQDECFLNLEAPVMRICGYDTPFPHAFEAFYLPDKWRCLEAVKKIVNYG
- the LOC139491849 gene encoding 2-oxoisovalerate dehydrogenase subunit beta, mitochondrial-like isoform X2, which translates into the protein MSWKFLRCLQNARFLKKNLQTFLSVHRCASVQYVPDTISAAHGETTRMNLVQAVNNALDIALSTDPSAVLFGEDVAFGGVFRCSVELKDRYGRDRVFNTPLSEQGIVAFGIGVATMGSTAIAEIQFADYIFPAFDQITNEAAKFRYRTGNIFDCGKLTIRAPTGAVGHGALYHSQSPEAFFAHIPGIKVVIPRGPHQAKGLLLSCIRDQNPCIFFEPKILYRSAIEEVPSGDYTIPLGQAEVLLEGDDVTLIGYGTQVHVLREVANMAEEKFNVSCEVIDLRTILPWDEETVINSVKKTGRCIISHEAPITMGVAAEIAATIQDECFLNLEAPVMRICGYDTPFPHAFEAFYLPDKWRCLEAVKKIVNYG